A stretch of DNA from Pseudonocardia hierapolitana:
CGGATGTAGGCGTCCGCGTCCGCGAGGTCCGCAGGCGGCCGGTGCCGCCACCGTGCGATCTCCGGGTCGAGGCTGGACGCGACCACCGCAGGCCGGTCGTCCACCCTGTCGTCGCAGCGCAGGGCGCGCAGGTACCAGAGACCTGCGTTGATCTCTACGGGGTCCAAAGGTCGTGTCCTGTGGGTCGTGGTCGATGGGCTTCGTGATCCTGGGCGCGAAGAGCGCGGCCACGACCCGCAGGACGCGGCCTTCAGTCCTTGATCTCGCAGATGACGGTGCCCTGGGACACCGAGCTGCCCTGCACCGCGGACATGCCGGTGATCGTGCCGGCCTTGTGCGCCGTGACGGGGTTCTCCATCTTCATCGCCTCGAGGACGACGACGAGGTCGCCTGCGGAGACGGTGTCGCCGTCGGACACGGCGACCTTGATGATCGTGCCCTGCATCGGTGCGGTGACGGCGTCGCCGGACACCGCTGAGCCGCCCTTGCCGCTGCCCCGCTTCCGCGGAGGGGCCTTGGCCGCGGCGGCCGGGCCTGCACCGGCGCCACCGCCGATGGTCAGGTCGCCGGGCAGTGACACCTCGAGGCGCCGCCCGCCCACCTCGACCACCACCGTCTGGCGCGGGGACTCGTCGGTGTCAGCGCCCTCGCCGCTGGTGAACGGCTCGACGGTGTTGTTCCACTCGGTCTCGATCCACCGCGTGTGGACGGTGAAGTTCTCGGCGAACGCCGGGTCGTCGACGACGAGCCGGTGGAACGGCAGCACCGTGGCCATGCCCTCGACCTGGAACTCGGCGAGCGCCCGCCGCGAGCGTTCGAGGGCCTGGGCGCGGTCGGAGCCGGTGACGATCAGCTTGGCGAGCAGCGAGTCGAACTGTCCGCCGATGACGGAACCGGCCTCGACGCCCGCGTCGACCCGCACCCCCGGCCCGGACGGCAACGTGAGCGCGGTGACCGTGCCGGGGGCAGGCAGGAAGTTGCGCCCCGCGTCCTCGCCGTTGATCCGGAACTCGATCGAGTGCCCGCGCGGCTCCGGGTCCTCGAGCAGGTTGAGCACTTCGCCCTCGGCGATGCGGAACTGCTCGCGCACCAGGTCGAGCCCCGAGGTCTCCTCCGACACCGGGTGTTCGACCTGCAGCCGGGTGTTGACCTCCAGGAACGAGATGAGCCCGTCCTGCCCGACCAGGAACTCGACGGTGCCTGCGCCGTGGTAGCCGGCCTCCTTGCAGATCGCCTTGGCGGCCTCGTGGATCGTGGCGCGCTGCTCGCCGGTGAGGAACGGGGCGGGCGCCTCCTCCACGAGCTTCTGGAACCGCCGCTGCAGCGAGCAGTCGCGAGTGCCGACGACGATGACGTTGCCGTGCGTGTCGGCGAGCACCTGCGCCTCGACGTGGCGCGGCTTGTCGAGGTAGCGCTCGACGAAGCACTCACCGCGCCCGAACGCGGCCACCGCCTCACGGACCGCCGACTCGTAGAGCTCGCGGATCTCCTTCTTCTCCCGCGCGACCTTCATGCCGCGCCCGCCGCCGCCGAATGCGGCCTTGATCGCGATCGGGAGGCCGTGCTGCTCGGCGAACGCCTCCACCTCCTCCGGCCCCGAGACGGGGTCCGGGGTGCCGGGAACGAGCGGAGCACCCGCGCGCGTTGCGATGTGGCGGGCGGTGACCTTGTCGCCGAGGTCGCGGATGGCCTGCGGCGTCGGGCCGATCCACGTGATGCCGGCGTCGATCACGGCCTGGGCGAAGTCGGCGTTCTCACTCAAGAATCCGTAGCCGGGGTGGATCCCGTCGGCGCCGGCCTGCCGGGCCGCCCCGATCACCTTGTCGAAGTCGAGGTAGGACTCGGCCGCCGTGTTGCCGCCCAGCGCGAACGCCTCGTCGGCCAGCCGCACGAACGGTGCATCGCGGTCCGGGTCCGCGTACACGGCGACGCTGGCGATCCCGGCGTCGCGACAGGCCCGGACGACCCGGACTGCGATCTCCCCGCGGTTGGCGACGAGGACCTTGCTCAAGCGCGGCACGGTCAGCCTCCTGGAGTGGCGTGCCCCGGGGGACCTGTGCCCCGGCGCAGTGGTTACCCGGGAGTTTAGGGACCGATGCCTGCTCACCGGGCCGTGGTGTGACCGATGTGGGCCCGCCCCCGCAGCTCCGTCACCCCTCGAGACGGCGCTGCGGGGGCGAGGCGATTGCCTCGATCGCCCCTGTCCGGTTGCGTCAGGCGATCGCGATCACCCCGACCGATCCGTCAGGCGGTGGCGGCTCACCCCCCGGTTGCCGCCACCGCCACCTCCGCCGTCACCCCCTCCGCTGACGG
This window harbors:
- a CDS encoding acetyl/propionyl/methylcrotonyl-CoA carboxylase subunit alpha; this translates as MPRLSKVLVANRGEIAVRVVRACRDAGIASVAVYADPDRDAPFVRLADEAFALGGNTAAESYLDFDKVIGAARQAGADGIHPGYGFLSENADFAQAVIDAGITWIGPTPQAIRDLGDKVTARHIATRAGAPLVPGTPDPVSGPEEVEAFAEQHGLPIAIKAAFGGGGRGMKVAREKKEIRELYESAVREAVAAFGRGECFVERYLDKPRHVEAQVLADTHGNVIVVGTRDCSLQRRFQKLVEEAPAPFLTGEQRATIHEAAKAICKEAGYHGAGTVEFLVGQDGLISFLEVNTRLQVEHPVSEETSGLDLVREQFRIAEGEVLNLLEDPEPRGHSIEFRINGEDAGRNFLPAPGTVTALTLPSGPGVRVDAGVEAGSVIGGQFDSLLAKLIVTGSDRAQALERSRRALAEFQVEGMATVLPFHRLVVDDPAFAENFTVHTRWIETEWNNTVEPFTSGEGADTDESPRQTVVVEVGGRRLEVSLPGDLTIGGGAGAGPAAAAKAPPRKRGSGKGGSAVSGDAVTAPMQGTIIKVAVSDGDTVSAGDLVVVLEAMKMENPVTAHKAGTITGMSAVQGSSVSQGTVICEIKD